In one window of Aphidius gifuensis isolate YNYX2018 linkage group LG4, ASM1490517v1, whole genome shotgun sequence DNA:
- the LOC122855786 gene encoding transcription factor Sp2-like isoform X1 translates to MNVRTLSEGNEEEQDPLASQPQENQEQQQQQQQQQQQLEQQIQPQPQIRFLNANVLQQLQQQQQQQQQQQQQQQQQQQHEQNVQQQHGQPHVITLQQLQNYQLPMATQQQQHDQQRTQTISVQALPQQFLQGTQLTASQAQAIQQHQQQQAQQAQQNNQHGQVQQQGQQQQAQQQQQQQQQLSYSVPLPMQTVNIDGQEALFIPSSAMSGAGGHHQTAMQFTTANGQQVQLASQQVQLANGQIITPQPVSLIRTPNVFPTSIIQNIGGQTVQLPTDSKATVDVTGQSVQVRPLQFPMQHVQQTVPVQVPVSTNNGQTIYQTVHFPIQALSNVFGMGPQMMPQITQQIPQMAQIITPNGQIQQVQIANLPQGLQGLQSLQGQPFKLEHQVAQQAQHQTQHQVVQTVQQQQTQAQQQQVQQVVQQVIQQQQQAAAQQQQQQAQQQQQQQAQQQVQAQAAVSAPASSTAWPPNNVQVVGIGPIGRATSTNTNVITTKDGQKIELSTLTRPNDGSVDNGDIKFTSIDASQLTNGQVIHIPAATQQQQQQQQQQQQQQQQAMQPITITGAGGQQLTLISASALTNLTAAQQGQMMRSLNVGNGSIMQLQPGIGGPNGFLQSIPIQNLAGLGNVQVIPASALQPTVQGIQTTTNGAQLTTIDSSDPPKWQILQTIQSNGAITTQQAQQPQVQSPQLQQQQQQQQQQQLPRTITPTPSIVTNEGETKQHRRRVACNCPNCSDGERTRDMTHKRQHICHIPGCNKVYGKTSHLRAHLRWHTGERPFVCSWIFCGKKFTRSDELQRHRRTHTGEKRFSCPECTKKFMRSDHLTKHIKTHTKIRSAEAATSTQENSSEGESSSDEKIIIALKESTQTEIIMPSMEPMESDTPTHVTNE, encoded by the exons atgaatGTAAGAACTTTG tCAGAGGGAAATGAAGAGGAGCAAGACCCTCTGGCGTCTCAACCACAAGAAAAtcaagaacaacaacaacaacaacaacaacaacaacagcagttGGAGCAACAAATACAACCACAACCACAAATacgttttttaaatgcaaatgtATTGcaacaattacaacaacaacaacaacagcagcagcaacagcagcaacaacaacaacagcaacaacaacatgaACAAAATGTACAACAACAGCATGGACAACCGCATGTTATTACACTTcaacaattacaaaattatcaattgccAATGGCAacacaacaacagcagcatgATCAACAAAGGACACAAACTATTTCAGTTCAAGCACTgccacaacaatttttacag gGTACACAATTGACTGCAAGCCAGGCTCAAGCaatacaacaacatcaacaacaacaagcccAACAAGctcaacaaaataatcaacatggacaagtacaacaacaaggtcaacaacaacaggcacagcagcaacaacaacaacaacagcaattgAGTTATAGTGTACCATTGCCAATGCAAACAGTTAATATTGATGGACAAGAGGCATTATTTATACCATCATCAGCAATGTCTGGTGCTGGTGGACATCATCAAACAGCAATGCAATTTACAACAGCAAATGGACAACAAGTACAATTAGCATCACAACAAGTACAACTTGCCAATGGACAAATAATTACACCACAGCCAGTTAGTTTAATAAGAACACCAAATGTATTTCCAACAtcaattatacaaaatattgGTGGACAAACAGTACAGCTACCTACAG ATTCCAAGGCAACCGTTGATGTTACAGGTCAAAGTGTACAAGTTAGACCTCTACAATTTCCAATGCAACATGTACAACAAACAGTACCAGTTCAAGTACCAGTTTCAACAAATAATGGACAAACTATTTATCAAACTGTTCATTTTCCAATTCAAGCATTGTCAAATGTATTTGGTATGGGACCACAAATGATGCCTCAAATAACTCAG caAATTCCACAAATGGCACAAATTATAACACCAAATGGACAAATACAACAAGTTCAAATTGCAAATTTACCACAAGGTCTTCAAGGTTTACAAAGTCTTCag ggTCAACCATTTAAACTTGAACATCAAGTTGCTCAACAAGCTCAACATCAAACACAGCATCAAGTTGTTCAAACagttcaacaacaacaaacccaagctcaacaacaacaagtacaaCAAGTTGTACAACAagtaattcaacaacaacaacaagcagcagctcaacaacagcaacaacaagcccaacaacagcagcagcaacaagcCCAACAACAAGTCCAAGCTCAAGCTGCAGTATCAGCACCAGCATCAAGTACAGCTTGGCCACCAAATAACGTTCAAGTTGTTGGTATTGGTCCAATTGGTAGAGCAACAAGTACAAATACAAAtgtaataacaacaaaagatggacaaaaaattgaattatcaacatTAACAAGACCAAATGACGGTAGTGTTGATAAtggtgatattaaatttacaagtatTGATGCAAGTCAATTAACAAATGGACAAGTAATACATATACCAGCAGCAactcaacaacagcaacaacaacaacagcagcaacagcaacaacaacagcaggcAATGCAACCAATAACAATAACTGGTGCAGGAGGACAACAATTAACATTGATATCAGCATCAGCACTGACAAACTTAACTGCAGCACAACAAGGACAAATGATGAGAAGTTTAAATGTTGGTAATGGTAGCATAATGCAATTACAACCAGGTATTGGTGGACCAAATGGTTTTTTACAATCAATACCAATACAAAATTTAGCTGGTCTTGGTAATGTACAAGTTATACCAGCAAGTGCATTACAACCAACAGTACAAGGTatacaaacaacaacaaatggtgcacaattaacaacaattgattCATCTGATCCACCAAAATGGCAAATATTACAAACAATACAATCAAATGGTGCTATTACAACACAACAAGCACAACAACCACAAGTACAATCACCACAAttacagcaacaacaacagcaacaacagcagcaacaattaCCACGTACAATAACACCAACACCAAGTATTGTTACAAATGAAGGTGAAACAAAACAACACAGACGTAGAGTTGCATGTAATTGTCCAAATTGTAGTGATGGTGAAAGAACAAGAGATATGACACATAAAAGACAACATATTTGTCATATACCTGGTTGTAATAAAGTTTATGGTAAAACAAGCCATTTAAGAGCACATTTAAGATGGCATACTGGTGAACGTCCATTTGTATGTAGTTGGATTTTttgtggtaaaaaatttacaagatcaGATGAATTACAAAGACACAGAAGAACTCATACTGGTGAAAAAAGATTTTCATGTCCTGAATGTactaaaaaattcatgagATCAGATCATCTTACAAAACACATTAAAACACATACTAAAATAAGAAGTGCT GAAGCTGCAACTTCAACACAAGAAAACTCATCAGAGGGTGAATCATCaagtgatgaaaaaattataattgcacTCAAAGAAAGTACAcaaactgaaataataatgcCATCAATGGAACCCATGGAAAGCGATACACCAACACATGTGACCAATGAATGa